The segment GACCTTACGTTCTCCAACAGATCATGATGAGCTGTAAAAAAGCAGGAACAGTGTCCATTCCCGGAGTTTATGTAGGCTTCGTTAATGAAGTTCCTTTTGGTGCGGCAATGAACAAAGCTCTCAAGTTTAATATGGGCCAAACGCATGTACAACGGTATATGAAACCACTCCTGGAAAAAATAGAGGAGGGAGCAATAGATCCCACATTTATAATAACACATAGGTTGCCTTTAAGTGAGGCTCCGGAAGCCTATAAAACCTTTAAAGAGAAGAAGGATAACTGCATTAAAGTCGTTTTGACTCCTTAATTTATAACTAAAAAAGCCCGGAAATTTCCGGGCTTTTTTTTAGTTGTTTATGATAATCTTCTTCTGTATAACACCCAAAGGAGTGGTCAATTTTACAAGGTATACTGCAGAACTATAGTTACGAACGGGAAGTACAATTTCTTTAGGATTTTGAAGGTTCTTATGATCTTCCAGGATTTGGCCTCCAAGGCTGTAAATTGATACATCTATGATCTCTACCTGTTTTGGATTTTGTATAACCAGTTCTTTTAAATCGGAAATGTATTTTATAGAAATTTCCCCATTTACCTCTTCCCCTGGCTTTTCTTCTCCCGTGCCTTCTCCAGGTTTTTGAGGTTCCTCTTTTTCATCAGGTATTTCAGATACTACATCTTCTTTAAAGACAATTTGAAATCTTTCGTGGTAGAACCCAGGATCAAGGTTTATTGTAAAGTCTCCTTTTTTAAGATTCCAGAAAGTCTTATTTTCAAGATCCTTCACAAAAATATTAACCTTCTCATCAAGATTTTCAACTTTGTTAAGCTTTATAGTCAAATCTCCCTCCTCTGTTGTTTTAATTCCTAAAGGCAGCACTCTGTTCAGATTAAAATCAGGTACTCCCTGGATAACATATTCGCCATAATTAATGAGCCAGTACATATCTTCGGGAACATTGTCATTTAAAGCAGCATCATATCCAAGATCAAAACCATCTGTAGTATTAGGATCAGCACCTACAAAGATTTGTCGGTTATAGTTGAGAGGTGATTTAAAATCAAGTCGAATCTTTGGACGGAGATCTGTTTTCTCAGTAGATTTTGAATGAACTTCAGGTTTAAGGAAAAGGGAACCACCTTCATTACCACTGGTCTCCCGTACGAAATCCCGCTGTGAATTTCTAAATATAACGTTTCCTCCAACTACGGTTACATCCATGGCATCTTCAGGATAATAAGAAGTATTGATGAAAAATCCCTGTCCTACAGGAATATACCGTCCTGGGATTTTATTTCCAATGCTATCATTTGCCATAACCCGTTCGTCACTTGAGATGGCCGGAACTCCACCTATTAAATTTCGCGTAGCATAACCGCCAATATATTCTTTTAATATGTGAGTGTCTCCACCGGAAAAATGATCCCAGAAATACACTGCTCCATTAAAAATATTAGCAGTGTTTGTTGCTCCACTTACATCAGAACTGCTAAGGTTGTCCAGAATAAATTTATTCACATCAATCGCCGATGGGTATGGATTCCCCAAAAGATAATTTTGCTCCTGTCCCACCGTTAAAGAAATTGTTCCGTTATTAGGTTTTCCTGTAAAGACATAATTTTGTCGATCTTCTATAGCTGCAGCCCCGGAAGTACCTTTCATAGTATAGCCTTCTCCTGCCCTTAAAGTGTCAAATTGGCTAATTCTTTTCCATTCACTATATACGTTGGCAGTGCCCCTAAATTTATTCAACCAATAATTACTCACTTTCCTTGGGGTAGTAAAAGCACCGTCAGCAAACCAATAGGGTCCTCCAAAACTCAGGCCTTTTGGAGTACTGGAATTTGTTCCGTCAAGCATAACAGATGCTATAGTATAGGTGGAGTTATTGGGAGTCCCCCGCAGGGACACGGGGGAAGACCAGTAGTTATAATTATAACTATTGGCTGTTCCCTGCTGGTCTCTTTCAATAAATCCAGAGCTGGACTCCGCTAAGACGCTTATTATACTTTGGGGCAGAGCTGTATCTTCAGGCTCTATGTCTTCTCTGGAAAGAATATCTGTTTGTAATAACTGTGATTCTCCAACCAGGTCAATCGATCCATTTAACTGAAGATAATGGGTAATCGTGAGACTTTGACCGGAATTCTTTTCGTTTAATGCTTCCCCGGGATTTGCAATCGTTAATTTTCCCGTTTTGGAAAGTAATCCCAGAAGTTTAATGTTTTTACCACCGGAATTAATGTTGTGGGAAATACTGGCGATATTCCAGTCTATAACTGTAGTACCGTCAATTCCTTTGCTTCCCGGAGGATCCCACACCTGCGGTCTTAACCAGGTAGCATCGCTGAACCAGCTTCCTGCACGGGTTGAAATATAAGGTAAAGGAGCGGTTCTTTCCTGTATGGTCGTAATATTAATCAAATTACCTTTTGGACTATTGGTCACTTCTCCCAAAGTATAACCATTTTCAACCTTTTCCATTTGGTAATACCCGGATAGGGAAGTCCACGAGAGTTCTCCGGGCACATTGAAAGGTATTTCCACACCCTTAACTTTATCGGAGTTATTTTGGAGTCTTTGATTCATCATGAAGTGAAGCTGTTCCAGGGTAAGTGCAACATTCCAAATTCTCACCTCCTCTATCCAACCATGGAAATAATTAAGAGGGTTGGCAGGAGTAGCAGTATTGTATGCAGCACCTACAAGGAAGGGATGAACAACAGGCAATGGTACTCCGGGGGATGTGCCGCTGGCATTTACTTTAATTCCATCGACATATAAACCTTCGTCTATTCCACCTTTAATTACAGCAATATGATACCACCTGTCTGTCCCAATGGGATATTGAGAGACAAGAGTGCTGTTGTTCCATCTAAATTTTGGAATATTATTTTCTATAATAAGATCATATCCTCCTTCAGCTAATCCGGAAATATTGCGTTTGGATAAAATAGTCTTTATACCGCCGGAAGTATTGGGATTGGGTTTGATCCAGGCTTCAAGAGCAAAATTTTCAGAAGGGTTAAAATGATCTCCAAAAATAATATGATCATTAATACCATCAAAATCCAAAGTACTGCAGAAACTAACCGAAATTTTGACATCATCACTACCTCCACAGGGAACAGTCCATCTCAAAGTATATGTTCCCTGGGCACCTGTAAATGTGGTTGTGGGATTATTCTTGTCGGCAAAAGATCCACTAAGCAGGTCCGTTGACAATAGTCCATTCCCCTGTCTGCCCTGGAGTTACTTCAGAAGTATAAACTGCTTCTAATTGTGTAGTGGTAGTTCCACAATATAAGGTTTGATCAGGTCCTGCGACTGCAAGAATTTGTGCAGGTTGTGCAATTTGTACAGGTAAAGTCAACTCACATCCATTAGCATCAATGACTCTAACAGTATATTCTCCTGCAGTTAAGTTTGTTGCTGTTGCTGTTGTTTGGCCGTTACTCCAAACATAGATATAAGGGTCTCCTGTAGAATTAGGAGTTCCTCCTTCAGCAAGGACAGTAGCAGTACCATCACTGCCCATATAACAGGTAATACCTGTTTCTGAAGTCAACTTCAAAGAAAGGGGGTTAGAGGGTTGTCGAATTTCCACTTCGACAGTAGTGTAATTTTCTACTCCGTCATTAACAACAACTTTATATTTTCCTGCGGGAAGTCCTGTAAAGCTGCTTGAAGTTTGGGCATTTCTAACGGTACTTCCTGTAGAAGAAAGCAATTTATAAGTATAAGCTCCACTTCCTCCAGACGCTCTGGCATTTATTACTCCGTTTATTCCTCCATTACATAGAAGCTCATTAGGAAATGCTACAGCATATAAAGGAGATCTTACCGTTGCTTCATTGTTAGTAGAATAGCATTTAGGGTCGGGACCTTCTCCACATTTCCATTTTTTATTATTGGAGAAGGTAAAATAAATACCTTCTATTTTTAAAATTTTTCCACAACTATAATCAATAGGGATGGTTTGTGCTACGTCGGGAATATCTGTACGATCATAAAAACAGCCAAAATCTTTAAAATTTTCCTTTACTCCAGTATCAATATTCTCAAGGGAATAAATATATTCTATGTATAAGGAATATCTATGCGGGCTGCTCGGTACCCTTACGTAAAGATATTTTTGCTGGACATCATCGCAATTTGCAGTAGTAATTTCGTTACCATTACTATCACCGATGAAATAGTCGTCTGCACTCAAATCATTTGAACCACAATCATCGGCAAAACAGCCACCTACATACTGTATTATAGTTTGTGTAAACTTCAGGCCTTTTGAATCAGTAACTATAACAGAAATAGTTTTGTCACCAATTTCTGAATATTCTACACGATGAATTCCTGGACCCGTTGCCGTCGATGGTGTACTTGCCTTACCAAAATTCCACTGGTAAGTATAAGGACCTGTTCCCCCTCTGGCAGTAAGATTATCTACTTTAAAATAGGAGGTTCTAATTAAATTTTCATCATCTTCACAAATTGAGGTGGGAATTATAATGGCATCCAGAGCATCTATTATGGTTACTTCTTTAGTAACGTTACACCCATTGGCATCGGTTACTGTGATCGTATAAGTCCCGGCAGGAAGGTTGTGAGCTGTTTGCCCTGTTTGGCTATTGCTTCCAACACCTGTCCATTTAAAAGTATAATTAGGACTTCCCCCACTAACCTGTGCAGTTGCAGTTCCTGTTGCCGATCCCCAGGATGTGGTTTCAGTAGTCAAAAATCCGGTGATCTTCAATTGAGTAGGAGTAGACACCGTTACAGTTCTGGCTTTTTCACAGCCATTTCCGTCTTTTACTATTACCGTATGATTTCCGGGAGCAAGTCCGGTAGCAGTTTGAGTTGTTTGCCCATTGCTCCATAAGAAGGAGTAATTTCCTGTTCCACCGCTAACTTCTACTCTTGCAGTTCCGTTATTTTGCTGGTAACAACCGGATGTGGTATAAACAGATGTAATTTCTACAAAGGTCTCCGGCTGGGTAATAGTAACGGAAAGAGGTGCAGTTGTACAACCATTAGCATCTTTTACTGTTACCGAATATGTTCCTGCAGGCAGATCAGTCTTTGTATCCCCTGCTCCTAATGAACCCCATGAATATGTATAGGGAGCAGTCCCCCCGGTGGCCGAAACAGTAACTGCTCCTGTAGCATAACCATTACACAAAACATCGGTTTTAGACACAATAGTTGCAGATAGTTCAGCGGGTTCAGTAATTTCAAATGCCGGATCCAAAATTTCTGTGCAACCCTGATTTACCGCATCACGAATTTGAACTGAATAAGTTCCTACAGGTAAATTGTCAAAGATTTCACTTGTTTGCCAGGTAGTGCCATTTATGCTAAACTCGTATGAATCATATCCCCCCGTAGCGTTGGAGATAATTATACTACCATCAGAACCCCCATTACAGCTCACGTTCTCACCGGAAATATCACCCCTTAGTGTAAAAGGGCGGGTAATCTCCAGGTGCGTGTCCAGGGAGATTCTACAATTGGGATGAGATTTATCTCTTATTAAGGTTGGGTAGGTACCGTCACTCAAATTGGTAAAAATTCCGGAGTCCTGCCAGGATGTACCACTGTTTATACTGTATTGGTAAGCACCTGAACCACCTATAGGAGATAAAATAGATATTGTACCATCGTTTGCAGTATTACAGGTAATATCAGTAAAAGAAACTGTGGCGCTTAAAATCTCCGGTTCCGTTACCATTACCTCCTGAGAAGTAATACAGGCATTAGCATCCTTAACTGTTATAGTATATGTACCTGCAGAAAGATTGGTAAAAGTATTTGCACTTTTGAAGGTGCCATTGTTTAGTTTGTACTGATAAGATCCGGTTCCACCGGACACTGTTCCTGTTGTAATTGTTCCGTCATTTCCACCATGGCAGCTTACCGGAGTAAATGCTGGAGCAGCCATGCTAAGAGCGTCAGGTTGAGTAACAATAACCTCCTGAGAAGCTTCACAGGCGTTAGCATCCTTAACTGTTATGGTATAAGTTCCTGCGGAAAGGTTTGAAAACGATTTGGCACTTCCGAAGTTGCCATTGTTTAATTTATATTGGTAAGTTCCGGTTCCACCAGATACAGCACGCGGTAACTGTACCGTCACTTGCACCATTACAGCTAACCCCTGTAGAAGTTGGGGCAGCAAGGATAAGTGCATCAGGTTGAGTTACTGTTACTTCCTGAGAAGTTTCACATTCGTTTTGATCCCTAACGGTTATTATATAATTTCCAGCGGAAAGGTCTGGAAATGAATTTTCACTTCCGAAGGTGCTATCATTAATTTTATACTGATAAAATCCCGTTCCTCCAGAAACAGTTCCTGCTGTTACAGTTCCATCATTCCCGCCATTGCAGCTGACAGCCGTATATGACGGAGCAGTCATACTAAGAGCATCAGGTTGAGTTACTGTTACTTCCTGAGAAGTTTCACATTCGTTTTGATCCCTAACAGTTAATATATAATTTCCAGCAGAAAGGTTTGAAAATGAATTTGTACTTCCAAAGGTGCCATCATTTAGTTTATACTGGTAAGATCCAGTTCCTCCGGAAACAGTTCCTGCTGTTACAGTTCCATCATTCCCACCATTGCAGCTAATTGCAGTAAAAGACGGAGCAGCCATGGTAAGAGCTTCAGGTTGAGAAACGATAATTTCCTGAGAGATTTCACACGCATTAGCATCTTTAACTGTAAGAGTATAAGTTCCTTCTGTAAGTCCCGAGAAGGTGTTCGTAGAACTAAAATCTCCATTTAAAAAATATTCAAAAGGCGCTGTTCCTCCGGAAACGGTTCCTGCTGTAATAGAACCATCACTAGCTCCATGACAACTTACTTCTGTTGTAGTGGAAGGAGAAATTTGTAAGGGAGCGGGTTCTGTAACTTCAAAGGTTTTGGATGTAGAACTTCCCTCTTTATCAGTTACAGTGATGGTATAGGAACTTAACAGGCAGGTTGGAAACTGTTTCTGTTGTTTGGCTAAGTTCGGTCCAGGTGAAGGTATAAGGGGCAACCCCTCCGGAAATATTAACAGAGATACTCCCGTCATTAACGCCGGAACAAGATACATCCAGGACAGTTCCGGAAATGGTAATTTCCACTGTCTTTGTATTTTTTGCCGTTAAAAAGGAGAGGGAAGAACCTAAAAGAAAAATTATTAGCAAAGAGGTTCTTGCCAGAAAAGTAATTTTTCCCATCCACTAAATTTAGAAATAGTGGATAAAAGTATATATAAAAATTTAATAACAAGCGTTTTAGCCGAAAAATTTACCGTTTAAAAGCATCATTTTTCGACCAAATACACTAGATCTATCAATATTACCTCTATTTGTAGGAAGAATCTTATTAATTTTGAATTATAATTTTCTTTGTTATCACTGTACTTTCAGAATATAATTTAGCTATATAAACACCTGCACTGTAATTCTTCACTAAGCAATCTCACTTCCTTCTCGTGTGCAATATTTTTATAGGTTGTTATTAATTTACCATTCATGTCAAACAGAAGAAGCTCGTTAATTGGAACCTGTTTAGGATTAAGGATTTGAAGTTCTCTTCCCACGTGCGCATGTCTAAATGAAAGATCTATTCCATAGTCTACCTCTTCACCAGGAACCTCTGGTTTAGGTTCAATTTTTGGATCCTCTTTAAAGAAGACAATCTCGAAGCGTTCGTTGATGTAACCAGGCTCTGAAGTAGAAACATAGTCAGTCTTTCTTAGATCGTGAATACTATCTGTGGCTTTATCCTTTAAGAATATTTCCATACCCTCCGGAACATTTACAGATTTAGCAATTTCAATAGTAAAGTCTTCAGTACCGTCTATAACAAGTCCCATAGGAATTACTCTTGCTTTGTCAAAATCAGGTACTCCCTGGATAACTAATTCAGTAGCACCAATTAACCAAAACATATCTTCTATGTTATATTCAATCATAGGAGCATCATAACCCAGGTCAAATCCGTCGGTAGTATTCTCATCTGCAGCGACAAGTATTTCCCTGTGATAACCTTTTGGAGATTTAAACTTCAACCAGAATTTCGTTCTCTTATCCAAATGATCTTTGACTTCTTTGTTTCCTTTAACCACTATTTCTGGCTTATGAAAAACAGAGTGATCACCTTCTGTTTCAAATATTCTTTGGCTGTTCCTGAACACTAAATCACCTCCGGTTATAGCAGGGGGATTGTTGGTTGAATTATTTTGATTCCATTCACCAACAGATGTAGAATTTATAAAAAAGGATTGTCCAACTAGGTATAAATCGTTCTGGCACTTCCCCACCTGAGCCTCCGGCTTCATAATTTATCCGATAATCATTAGCTATGGCTTTCACTCCCCCTGCTAAATTATAAACTGCATAACCTCCAATATATTCTTTAAGTATATGAGTATCTCCTCCGGCAAAATGTGACCAAAAATATAAGGATCCATTAAATGAATTTCCGTCATTTTTTCCTTGCGCAACATCTTCTAAATTGTCCTTTATAAATTCATTTGCATCTATTGCCGATGGATATGGATTACCGATAAGATAACTGTGTTCAGCTGCAATAGATAGATGAATTGTGCCATTATTTGGTATACCTCTAAAAGTATAATTTTGTCTATCGGAGATTGCCGCATTTCCAGCAGTACCTTTCATTGTGTAACCCTCACCAACAGGAATTCCCGTGTCTTCAGTTATTTTAATCCATTCAGCATATACATTTTCATTACCGTGAAATAAGTTTAGCCAATAGCTACTTACTTTTCGGGGATTTGCAGCTGCTCCGTCTGCGTGTGCATATGGAGTTCCAAATTGTAAATCTGCAAAAGCCCCAATTGCGGAATTTGTCCCATCTTTCATTGCACCTTTAATAGTATAAGGAATATTTCCAGCTTTTGAACTCACTGGCGAAGACCAGTAATTGTA is part of the Antarcticibacterium sp. 1MA-6-2 genome and harbors:
- a CDS encoding LamG-like jellyroll fold domain-containing protein, whose amino-acid sequence is MSTDLLSGSFADKNNPTTTFTGAQGTYTLRWTVPCGGSDDVKISVSFCSTLDFDGINDHIIFGDHFNPSENFALEAWIKPNPNTSGGIKTILSKRNISGLAEGGYDLIIENNIPKFRWNNSTLVSQYPIGTDRWYHIAVIKGGIDEGLYVDGIKVNASGTSPGVPLPVVHPFLVGAAYNTATPANPLNYFHGWIEEVRIWNVALTLEQLHFMMNQRLQNNSDKVKGVEIPFNVPGELSWTSLSGYYQMEKVENGYTLGEVTNSPKGNLINITTIQERTAPLPYISTRAGSWFSDATWLRPQVWDPPGSKGIDGTTVIDWNIASISHNINSGGKNIKLLGLLSKTGKLTIANPGEALNEKNSGQSLTITHYLQLNGSIDLVGESQLLQTDILSREDIEPEDTALPQSIISVLAESSSGFIERDQQGTANSYNYNYWSSPVSLRGTPNNSTYTIASVMLDGTNSSTPKGLSFGGPYWFADGAFTTPRKVSNYWLNKFRGTANVYSEWKRISQFDTLRAGEGYTMKGTSGAAAIEDRQNYVFTGKPNNGTISLTVGQEQNYLLGNPYPSAIDVNKFILDNLSSSDVSGATNTANIFNGAVYFWDHFSGGDTHILKEYIGGYATRNLIGGVPAISSDERVMANDSIGNKIPGRYIPVGQGFFINTSYYPEDAMDVTVVGGNVIFRNSQRDFVRETSGNEGGSLFLKPEVHSKSTEKTDLRPKIRLDFKSPLNYNRQIFVGADPNTTDGFDLGYDAALNDNVPEDMYWLINYGEYVIQGVPDFNLNRVLPLGIKTTEEGDLTIKLNKVENLDEKVNIFVKDLENKTFWNLKKGDFTINLDPGFYHERFQIVFKEDVVSEIPDEKEEPQKPGEGTGEEKPGEEVNGEISIKYISDLKELVIQNPKQVEIIDVSIYSLGGQILEDHKNLQNPKEIVLPVRNYSSAVYLVKLTTPLGVIQKKIIINN
- a CDS encoding SprB repeat-containing protein → MVQVTVQLPRAVSGGTGTYQYKLNNGNFGSAKSFSNLSAGTYTITVKDANACEASQEVIVTQPDALSMAAPAFTPVSCHGGNDGTITTGTVSGGTGSYQYKLNNGTFKSANTFTNLSAGTYTITVKDANACITSQEVMVTEPEILSATVSFTDITCNTANDGTISILSPIGGSGAYQYSINSGTSWQDSGIFTNLSDGTYPTLIRDKSHPNCRISLDTHLEITRPFTLRGDISGENVSCNGGSDGSIIISNATGGYDSYEFSINGTTWQTSEIFDNLPVGTYSVQIRDAVNQGCTEILDPAFEITEPAELSATIVSKTDVLCNGYATGAVTVSATGGTAPYTYSWGSLGAGDTKTDLPAGTYSVTVKDANGCTTAPLSVTITQPETFVEITSVYTTSGCYQQNNGTARVEVSGGTGNYSFLWSNGQTTQTATGLAPGNHTVIVKDGNGCEKARTVTVSTPTQLKITGFLTTETTSWGSATGTATAQVSGGSPNYTFKWTGVGSNSQTGQTAHNLPAGTYTITVTDANGCNVTKEVTIIDALDAIIIPTSICEDDENLIRTSYFKVDNLTARGGTGPYTYQWNFGKASTPSTATGPGIHRVEYSEIGDKTISVIVTDSKGLKFTQTIIQYVGGCFADDCGSNDLSADDYFIGDSNGNEITTANCDDVQQKYLYVRVPSSPHRYSLYIEYIYSLENIDTGVKENFKDFGCFYDRTDIPDVAQTIPIDYSCGKILKIEGIYFTFSNNKKWKCGEGPDPKCYSTNNEATVRSPLYAVAFPNELLCNGGINGVINARASGGSGAYTYKLLSSTGSTVRNAQTSSSFTGLPAGKYKVVVNDGVENYTTVEVEIRQPSNPLSLKLTSETGITCYMGSDGTATVLAEGGTPNSTGDPYIYVWSNGQTTATATNLTAGEYTVRVIDANGCELTLPVQIAQPAQILAVAGPDQTLYCGTTTTQLEAVYTSEVTPGQTGEWTIVNGPA
- a CDS encoding SprB repeat-containing protein, which produces MPLIPSPGPNLAKQQKQFPTCLLSSYTITVTDKEGSSTSKTFEVTEPAPLQISPSTTTEVSCHGASDGSITAGTVSGGTAPFEYFLNGDFSSTNTFSGLTEGTYTLTVKDANACEISQEIIVSQPEALTMAAPSFTAISCNGGNDGTVTAGTVSGGTGSYQYKLNDGTFGSTNSFSNLSAGNYILTVRDQNECETSQEVTVTQPDALSMTAPSYTAVSCNGGNDGTVTAGTVSGGTGFYQYKINDSTFGSENSFPDLSAGNYIITVRDQNECETSQEVTVTQPDALILAAPTSTGVSCNGASDGTVTACCIWWNRNLPI
- a CDS encoding SprB repeat-containing protein, which gives rise to MGKITFLARTSLLIIFLLGSSLSFLTAKNTKTVEITISGTVLDVSCSGVNDGSISVNISGGVAPYTFTWTELSQTTETVSNLPVKFLYHHCN
- a CDS encoding T9SS type A sorting domain-containing protein, with protein sequence MKNYSAGVYIAKLYSESTVITKKIIIQN